The following DNA comes from Triticum aestivum cultivar Chinese Spring chromosome 3D, IWGSC CS RefSeq v2.1, whole genome shotgun sequence.
agatgacccatttggtcagtttgcctacagtggcagacggcaaagactttgctgtccgtggcagacggcaaagaacctgccatctagtgacgtgtagatgacatcataaggcggacggcaaagaccagagaaattttgccgtccgcggcggacggcaaaggtctgccgttagccacttaacagactaacagcgcaattattgccgtccaccctctttgccgtccgccgcagacggcaaaggctctttgccgtccgccgccaggaagcagacggcaaagcagctgtttaccgtagccttctttgccggagccttttgccgtccgcggctgacggcaaaggtctttgccgtccgcctttcgagcctttgccgtccgccgtggcagacggcaaagtagctgtttcctgtagtgtttgaaggaacaaaaccaagtgctTGCATTTTGTGATAGAGACGAGAATACCACGCCCTTGGAGCTTGCTTTAACTCATATAGAGCTTTATCAAGCTTACACAGATAGGAGGGAGCAGTCTTACTCTCAAACCCAGGAGGCTGTTTCATGTATACTTCCTCTTCTAGAACACCATGGAGAAACGTGTTCTGTACATCAAGCTGCCTGAGACTCCATCCTCTGGAAACAGCAATAGACAGGACAAGACAAATAGTAGCTGCTTTTACCACTGGTCTGAAGGTGTCCTCGTAGTCTATGCCATATCTTTGTTTAAAGCCTTTTGCAACAAGCCTAGCCTTATATCGATCAATGGTTCCATCAGATTTCCTCTTAATCCTaaaaacccacttgcaatcaatcaagtttttaccttgctgtgggggaaccaagtgccatgttttatttttctgCAGTGCCATGTATTCTTCATGCATGGCTTTCTTCCACTTCTCATCACACAATGCTGCTTCAAAAGTGTTGGGTTCACTTGGTTCACCTGTGGAACAAACCATACCATACTTGGTTATATGCTTGTAATAGACCGGTTGAATTACCCCTATCTCTGCTGCCACAGAAGATCCAGCAGCTTCGGACCCCAAGGAGCATCCTGATCCAGCAGCGCCGCCTGGCAACGTCGGGTTTTCTGCGGCTGAAGAATGTTGCGGGGTGCCTGGAGCAGCCACAGAAGATCCTGGAGCGCGGACGTGCAGCTCATCATCGCGTGATGATGGCGCATCCACTCGGGTTTCCGCACCGGTCGGACCGGTGCCAGGTCCCGCGCCCTCCCTGGAACGAGCGCCATCGCGCCGCTTGTACGTCACGGGCTGGGTGGCGTACCGCGCACCTCCTGGGCCACCCGGAGCCTGCCAGGTGACGAGTGGCGATTGGCACGGGGCGGGAGACCCGGTGCAACCAGCCGACGAGGCCCGCGTGTCACCTGCAGGACCAGCGCGCCGCGAATCTGGGGTGGCTGCTGCGCGCTCGCCTGCGCCTGCCCCATCAGTGGACGGCGATCCTGAGGTGGATCTGATCCGCTGCAGCTAGGCGGATCTCGAGGAGGATCTGTCTCCTCTGGTGGAACACATGAAATATGGCCCGTCCTGATTATTTTCAGCAGCGTTTTTCTCGCGATTTTCTCCTGTTTCACCAACACAAAACTCATGCAGATCATTAGGTGAGTTAGTCAACAGTTGATCATCAATATTTTCTCCCCCTTGATCAAAACCAGTAAGATGAGGAGGTAAAAGAAGGATTTCTTGTCGAAGAAGTGCGCCAGCATTAGGGTGGAGATCGGCGAACGGGAATTTTGTTTCATCGAAGACAATGTCACATGAGATGTATACGCGACCAGTGGAGACATCTAGACACTTGACACCCTTAAGCTGTGTGTTGTACCCTAGGAAGACACACTGTTTTGATCGAAACATGAGTTTGTGATTGTTGTAAGGACGGAGAtttggccaacatgcacacccaaacACACACAGAGATTTATAGTCAGGTTTGGTGTGAAGGAGGCGTTCTACCGGAGTTTCATTATTAATGACACAACTGGGCAGCATGTTGATAATGTGAACGGCCTTGAGgaatgcttcatcccaaaacttGAGAGGCATAGAAGCTCCTGCCAGAAGGGCAAGGCCGACCTCAACAATGTGTCTATGCTTACGTTCAGCTGAACCGTTTTGCTGGTGAGCATGTGGGCATGACACATGGTGAGAGATGCCAAGATTTTGGAAGGAGTTCAACttttcatactcccctccccaatcTGATTGGACAACAATGATTTTGCTATCAAACTTGCGTTCAACAAGAGCTTGAAAGTTTTGGAAAACTTGAAACACATCTGATCTTCTTTTCAGAAGATAGATCCAAGAGAATTTACTGTAGTCATCAATGAAACTCACATAATATGTATTTCTATCTACCAACAGAGTTAGGGGCTGGACCCCAAACATCGGAAAAAATGAGTTGTAAAGGTTTGGTAGAAACACTAGTAGAAATAGGGTATGGCAATTGATGACTTTTAGCTCGTTGAaatgaatcacaaatagtttcaacatgacgctcaccaacaaacgggagcttatttttcctaagcaacttttcaactaaagaaaaagaggCATGCCCTAAACGATCGTGCCATCGTGTGGACGTAAGCCtgatagcaccacaagcttgtttattgaatcttctaaACTCCGGAGTCAACGGGTagagccctcgaacacatctacctcgatagagaatctccctcgttgcctgatccttgatcaaaaagaaataaGGATGAAATTCGAGAAAAACATGATTATCAATGGCAATTCGATGGACGGAAAGAAGATTTTTATGTGCACTAGGGACATGCAAGATTTTCTTAAGATGAAGTTTACGTCTAGGGGTATGAAATATTGAATGACCAACGTGACGTATACTCATACCTTCTCCGCTAGCAGTGTGATTTGATCCTTGCCGCTGTATTTCTCCTTCATGGTTACCTTCTCGAGCTCATTAGGGATGTGGTTTGTGGCCCCACTATCGACGTACCAATTTGTATCAACGCCGTAGGACCCATCAGCAGCCACAGCAACCTTGTCATCATCTTgagaatcatcatcatcatcttcataccTGTACCAGCAATCTTTTGCTGTTTGGCCAGGTTTCCTGCAGATCTGGCACCTTGGAGTGTCGGGACACGTCCTGTTGCCGCGCCACGACCGCGACGACGGCCCCTGCCGCCCGCGCGCTGAGGAGAGGAGCCGCGGTCgttgccgccgccgcggccagatCACCCCTTGTTGCGGGGATTGCTGCGTGAACGGGAGCCGCCGCCCCGTCCACGAGACGCCATGTTGGCTGAAGActtgaagccgccgccgccggacccatGGAATTGGGCCATGCGTTGATCGAAGTTGGAGAGCATGGCGAAGAGCTCGTCGAGTGTGACGGGTGTGACACGAGCGTCGAGGGCAGACACCAGAGGTTTGTAAACCGCATCCAACCCatggatgatgtaggagacgagCTCATCATCCTGGATGGGCTTGCCCGCCGCGGCGAGCTCATCCGCGTATCCTCGCATAGCAGCAAAGTAAGAGGCAATCGAGAGATTACCCTTCTGCGCGTTGATGAGGGAGGTGCGGATGTTGTTGATGCGGCTCGCCGAGTGCGACGAGAACATGGCAGCAAGCGTCGTCCAGAGCGCGCTCGCCGTGGTGACCGTGGTCACCGTGACCAAGACCTCCTTCGTGAGGTTGGCCAGCAGGTAGCCAAGGACCTGCTGATCCTCCCTGACCCATAtagggtggagagggttgggcgaTGAAGTTTCCTTGCCATCTTTGGTGGTGATGAGGAGTTCCGTCGGCTCCGGTGTGGTGCCGTCAACGTAGCCGTAGACGTCGGCGCCGCGCAGTTGAGGTGTGATCTGCGTACGCCATAGCACGTAGTTCGTGCAAGACAACTTCTCTGTGATTTGGCTATTGAGGCTGGAAGGGACGGCACTCgaggaggaagacatggctagGCTAGATGGATTCGACAGAAGCTTTAGATGGGAAAAGGAAGGCTCTGACTACTATGTGCGATAGCGGAAAACGTCTTTCCTCGAGAGAGGGACGTGCTTCACGTTATAAAGAGGGGGCGCAGCCACCCTAGTGCGATCGGTACAAGAGTTGTTTACAGAAAGATCTTCTAGGGAGAATACTTGGAGAAGGAGATAGAGATAGATACAGTTGAGATATTGAGATAGATGTTTAAACTACCCAACTACCTATTCTATCCTTGGCTCATACGTAATCTCCTCCTAGTACCGGCCGGTGGCATGCAGCGTGACATGATGTTTAACAACATGGACATCTATTATATTGACTTATTTGTACACATATATTTTTGAACTTCAGCAATGAATTTCTTTCTGCTGACATTTATCGTATTGGGAAAATCTAAGCAAACCAGAAGCACCAACAAGTGTTTACCAATATGAGAGATTCACTGCCGAGATGGCTAGAAGCAGCGCCATGGTGTATGACCTGAATGGTCGTTGGTCCTTGCCTTGCACACGATCGAAGGGAACAACTCCATGCACTTGTTCTACTTGCAAGGGCGGATCTAACGTACGTATACAATGGAAGGAAATTAAGTAACTTTATTCGAATTAACTATTCTCACCGCGTCGAGGAAGGCGTCGACCAACGTGATTTTGTTCATGATGACGATGACACTGTCGCGCGTCCCTTCCGTCCTCGCCGTGTAGGTGAGGTTAGCCTCCTGCTGCTTCCCGGAGTCGATGGGACAGGCGAGCATCCACGCGTGCTCCTCGGCGTCCATGACCTCGCTGGAGGAGGAACTGGCGCCGCGGCAGCTCGCCCAGAGTGGCTCATCTTGGAGAGGTGCTCGGCACCCGTTGATGCGAGCTCCATCACAAGCTGTTTGTCCTGCTCCTGACCTCTTGGACGATGACGGGCGTGTGAGCGGCGCCGTGCCCGCCGTCCGGGCGCGGTTGGCTGCTTCCCCTACTTGCATCCAAACGCGACCACTCCTCTTCCTAGCCTTGGACAGTAGCAGCGTCGACGACCTAGGTCTGGCAGATCAACGGAGCCGGTGGTGGTTCCTCAGGTGCCGCGTGTGGAtgagcgaggacgacgacgacaccCAAGTTGTTCCTTCGATGGCAAGCGCGGCAAAGCAGGAGGATTTGGGATGGGAGGAGAAGGCGGCGTAGGAGAGAGGGAATGAGAGGAGAAGGCGGCGTGGACTGCTGGATTGGGATCAGTGGCAAATCTAGAAAAAAAATGGAGGATGGGCTCAAAGTTTACGGCAAGAAAATTGAACACTCTTTTGAAGAACAAAAATTGGTTTTCGACTAATCCTTTTGTGCAAATAAACTGAAATTGTCCCATATCACTACTGGAAACATgtagtatttactagaatttttttggattttttgaaaaataacaaattaaaaaaaattggaTTTGTTTAGCAAGATAGCCATTATCTTCAAATCCTAAGCTCAAACTTTCCCAAATTACTCTGGAAACATGTAATATTTGCTAGAATTTTTctgtatttttttaaaaatataaaaTTTTGAACCAAATTTTGATCTGTTGACTATAATAGCCATTATCTTCAAATCTATTCGTCAAAATAAGCTGAAACTTTGAATCTGTTGACTATAAATGGCAACTGAGCTGTAAGGTGATGGCtactgaactactccctccgtttctaaatacaagtctttttatagAGATTCTaaaatatggactacatacggaggaaAATGAGCAATTTTACAGCCTAAATACGTCTATATTCATCCGTATATAGTTCATATTCAAAATCTGTAgaatgacttatatttaggaacggagggagtaagaaatTAGACAGAATCGCAGAAATTAGGCAGAGCTTTTTCTTTAGCTACGTAATAAAACAACCTGTGCCGGTCGACCGGACCGCCTGGTCCTGGCCTGCTGGTGGCGACCTGCTCATGGCCTCGTGAGCGGTTAGTCACCGAATTCGTCAGTTTTCCTGCTGGGCCTAACAAATATGCTGAAGCTTAGTAGTAAAAATAAATTTAGCGAATCTGAAGGGTAGGCTCGAACCTATCGAAGCCTCCCTGGTGGATTCGCCACTGATTGGGATGGAAGAAGACTGGGAGAAGACCGGAAAGTGTGCCCCATCGTAACAGTAACAATCGCATGCATGGCATAGGCGAGCGGACGCCCCTTCTGCAACGCTTAATGTGTTTGATAACCCTTACTTCTAAAATATCATGTCAatcgcgaaccaacctgtggttggatggttagagggacagtggtatccctagcccatcagggttcaagtccctCAGTGaaaggagatgttcccgtcgacaacgaggcgcctacggtgacttcgtaaatctcaagatgatatgcacCTCCGTatctcggagatgctcataggggtagggtgtgcaagtgtgcgttcataggggtgagtgtatgcgtgtatatatggcgcttgtgtctgtaccatgttaaaaaagCATCATGTCAATCACACATGTTCAAACATAAAATTTATTTGAAGTGCGTAACCAAAACATAAAGCAAGTTCAACCGGCCGACCTGAACGGACGGCGATTTTGTTTGCTTTTGTCTGTTTGAGTCGCTCAGGCGGACACTTGTGTCCGCTTTCACGTTTGGATCGGCGCTTACGCCCAACACTGTCTCAACCCATTTTTGAGGTCGCTCGAAAAAAAATAccgcaatttttttaaaaataaaaacgTTAATTAAACATCAATGCCGGACACAAAGACCGGCAAGAGTCCACAAGTCCACATTACATTAAATAAAAACATTTAGGAAGTATGGTTGATGGTCAAGATTTATTGAATCTACCCGTTTGGATCTTTCTATATTGGTATATATGATCCATCTTTCTCTTTGCTATACGTACACTTCCTAAGGATTTTAGACTATCATTTTAGTCTCTATCTCTCCTTCTTATATTACTTAAAAAGTATGTAAGGTTCAATCTTTCATCAAAATTTCTCCCCATCGCCTCTTTGCCCGTCCTCCCACCCTTTGCCGATTTTTAGGGTTTTTTTTATCCCCTTCTGATTTCATCGAACTAATTCTCAGTAACCCAATAAACCAGATCAATATGTATTATAACAATAAATTCATGGTCGGTAAATAAACTATTTTTAATGATAAAATCCGATAGACATGTTTGATAACCCAATAAATAGCAATAAATGCCCTGATTCGTAAGAAAATAAATACCAATCATTCTCTTATTTTAGATAAACTAATAAAGCAGCTCAATCACAGACATATAATTATTTTATCAGTTTAAGAAATGACAGAAATATATGTTTTATAACCAAAACATAATCTTATTTTGTCTATTTGTTTTTTCTTAAACAGAAGTGTACGCTCATAGATACGCATACACACGCATCCATATGAACGCATGCACACACCCTACCCCTACGAGCACCGCCGAGAGAGTAAGCCGACACATcattttgagattgacgaagtcaccacggACGCCTTCGTagtcgacaggaacgtctcctcTTTACTGAACGCTCATCGCCGAAAGGCCTGGAATAAATACAGAAAAATGCGAGCACCGGTGTTTAAGTCCAGGACTTGAATCTCCTCCTAATCATCCAAACACTGGTTTTGCATCAAGATTTGTCCAGGATGATCCTCTTATTTTGTGTAAGGGGAGCTAAGTGTGTTGTTCCGTGAAGCTCGAAGTCTATGCTTTGCACACTTTGATCGTTTGTATTCTGCCGTAGGACGTGTAATTCAGTAGCACATGCTTTAGCGCAGTTTGGTTTCCATGCAGCTCTGCCCGCCACTGTTTGGACGGAGCAGAGCCGGACTTTTATATCGAGTTTGGTTGCTAGCGACGTTGCTGCACCAGTTTAGTTTGGTTGCTAGCGACGTTGCCGCACCAGTTGGTTAATGGAATATTGTTCCAGTAAAAAAAAGGTGACCGCAAACTGAAAATAGAGATGCAATCTCACAGTGAACCAATATTGCTACCTATACTGAAACTGGATACAATTTCACATCGTTGCATCAGCAGTAAGGAAGAACGACGTATCACAGCAATTCCAAAGACAAATTGAAGAGATGGAAACAAACATAATGACCTACAGATATGACGACGTCAGTGAAAATGTAGTCTTTATGAAACCAAATTTTCTAATGGCCTTCAAGCACTGCAAATGTAAGACAGGAGTGCAGAACAACCTATGAACTCCAGTCAAGTTACCTTCATTAAGCAACAGATGAATATATAGCAACCACCTATATCAAAAGCATGCTTGGTAAACCGGTCGCAATGAGTGCATAATGCAAATGATCTAGTGTATCACATTCAAACAGAAAGCTGCTAATGATTTAACTAGAAATAAGTGCACACTAACCGCAAACAAGTTATTAACCATAACAGAAGAACACTACCATTCTGTTAAGTTCTTACAGTGGGGGTAATCAAAATACAGCCCCGTTGAATTTGAATTGCCAGTGTACCATCACAATATTCACATTGTAAGACAGAACTCCAAGAGAATTTTTATGAACACCACCAGGATCCCATTTGAGAACAAACAGGTTAAAACTATGGAAACATCTTTGACTTGAGGCTTTTTAGAGCACTCAGTTTAGGAGTGCGCTATTTTTTCTTTCTCTTACTCATCAACATCCCAACTTAGGTCTTCATCGTCTTCCACAGAGTTCAACCGTTTTCGGATATCCTCCACTTTGCTACTAGGGCTTGACCGTGGACTCCCCGCTTTCTTCTCATCTTGATCACCAACATCCTCAATCTCCTCCCAGCTAAGATCTTCCTCCTGCACTGATGGTCGAGACACCAGTGATAAATCACTCTCCTTACATGAGTCGCCAGCTTCAGTCTTAACTTCCTGCCCAGTGCCATTGCTTGACTTTGGTGTCGATGCCTCACCGCTGGATTCACCATTATTGTCCTTTGGCGCTACCAAAATCATCTCCTTATCTTCCGCTGCGTATTTTTCATTCACTGCTACTTCTTGTTTTCCCTCAACCTGTGCTTCATGGCTAACAGACTCACCGATATGCTCCTCTTTCTTATCTGGTATTGTGACAGTGCCTTGTTTGTGATCACCTTGAATATCATCCTCGTCATCATCGACCTCCCAGCTGAGTTCTTCCTCGTCTTCCTTTGACATGGCCCTGCTTACGAGTTTGGTGCGGACATCCTCTGCTTGCCTGAGCTTGTCCACCGCAAAGAAATACCTGCACCAGAACATGTCATAGGCTACCACCGAAGGCACAAGCCTCTCCACGAAGCTCTCCAACCCAGGACTCTCCCTGAGCACGCCTTCAATCTCATCTTTTCTCTCTTGGACGCTGAATGCCTCCTGCCACCTGCTGAACCCCTCGGCGTCCTCAGGCTCCTCGGTGAACGTGGTAGGGTCGGCACGCAGCGCCAGAACCTGTGCCTCGAAACGGGTGTACTTCTTGGATGGAAGGGACGAACgccaggaggctccggaggcggaCTCAGAGAGTTGGGATGAGCCGTCGCCGGTCGCATCTTCGCCATCAGCGTCGACAGATCGGAGCGCCTCGTTGGCATGGGAAAGAAGTCCTGCAGCGGCGGCCCCAAGGTCATCGACAGCCTGTCCGACGGACTCGAGCCTGTCGGAAGCGACGGACGCACCGGCCTCGAGCGCGCCAGGGagcgccgccgcagcccgcgcaGCGGCTGCGCGAAGGGCCGTGGTCTCGACGCGGAGGCCAGACCCGAGGTCCTGGAGGTCGCGGCGGTAGCCCTCGAGCACCGACTCCGACCGCGACGAGAACGTCTTCATCAATCCTCCGAAGCTCCACCCGCCGCCGGAAACACcctcctcccccgcctcctcctccggagcctcGGCTTCTTgctcgtcgtcctcatcctccgCGGCTTCCTGCTCGTCCCGCGGAGGCAAGTCCTCGGCGAGCGTCTTGATCAGCCCAGCGAAACTCCATCCGCCGCCGGAGCCACCCCCTTCCTCCCCCTGCACCTCATCCGCTGCCGCCATACCGCCTTGCCCGCCCCCATCCTGCTCTTCCCGCTGCCCCTCAATCTCCTCGGCCAGTGTCTTCATcagcccaccgaagctccacccgCCACCAGAATCGCCTCCCCCGTCCCTCTCCGCTGCTTGCTCgccctcccgctcctcctcctcgccctcctcttcctcgtgctcgccggcggcggcggcggagaacaCGGAGTTGAAGAAATTATCCATGAGAGCGCGTGGGGACTAGGGTTCGGATTTGGATCTGGACTCTCGAGGCTGGAGGTGGTGGCGTCAGGAGATAGATCGTCTTGCCGTCGGCGAGCGTTCGTtttttcccctcttttcttttctcgctgccatgtgatatgatcatagcgTTTGGCTCTTACTATGACCTGTAGGCCCTGGTGTGATGGGCCCCTTACATCAGTGAGGGTGTAAGAGTTCCGTAAGCGATCACTAGTACTAGTAGGACACACTTCGGTTCGGTGCGATTAGGGCCAGATGCCCAGATGGACTGGTGGAGCTCTGCCTACCTAACGGGTCTGGATCCATGGAAGTTTGGGAAGTGCGTGTAAGACCTACTccatccgtctcataatataaaaatGTTATAGAGAAAGTACTTGATAACCTACATTATTTTCGGTAATGATTCAATACGATCAACTGGCTGAGCATTGCGTCGGTCGCTTATGCATTCGTCGCGCGTTGCAGAACCCATCAACTTCAAGGCATCACGCGTTTTTTGCAGCCCCACGCATAGGCCTCTTCCCCTCAATCACTATCTTCTTCCTTTCGCCTCGTCTTTTCTTCTTTCCATCCCGCTTGCGCGCTCGTCGCCAtggccttctcctcctcctcccccactGCACGAACATGCCGCAGAGCTCTAGGCCGTGCACGGATGCTGCGACTAGCGTGCATCGTCGCTGGGAACTGCATGTCTGCGCGTTGCGTTTCTGCGGCCATGGCTTGCAAGCTCCTGGCACAGGCGGAGACCACAAGGTTCGCGAGCTGCAACCACTTCGGCCCATGTTGCCACCGACGAGTTTTTTTGTTGGAACCAGCGACTCCAATTGCTGGAACCGGCTTTGCAATTTGTCGGAACACGAAATCGGCGGTCGTGGCTGCAATGTTGTTTTGCTGCAACAAGCGATGCAATTTGCTTGAACCGGCGGTTGCCGCTGCTACGATTGGCGACGACCATGACGGTGACAGGGGTGATGTAGCCAGCAGCAGAAATGCTAGAAACATGGTGTCATTTTGCTAGA
Coding sequences within:
- the LOC123078154 gene encoding BSD domain-containing protein 1 yields the protein MDNFFNSVFSAAAAGEHEEEEGEEEEREGEQAAERDGGGDSGGGWSFGGLMKTLAEEIEGQREEQDGGGQGGMAAADEVQGEEGGGSGGGWSFAGLIKTLAEDLPPRDEQEAAEDEDDEQEAEAPEEEAGEEGVSGGGWSFGGLMKTFSSRSESVLEGYRRDLQDLGSGLRVETTALRAAAARAAAALPGALEAGASVASDRLESVGQAVDDLGAAAAGLLSHANEALRSVDADGEDATGDGSSQLSESASGASWRSSLPSKKYTRFEAQVLALRADPTTFTEEPEDAEGFSRWQEAFSVQERKDEIEGVLRESPGLESFVERLVPSVVAYDMFWCRYFFAVDKLRQAEDVRTKLVSRAMSKEDEEELSWEVDDDEDDIQGDHKQGTVTIPDKKEEHIGESVSHEAQVEGKQEVAVNEKYAAEDKEMILVAPKDNNGESSGEASTPKSSNGTGQEVKTEAGDSCKESDLSLVSRPSVQEEDLSWEEIEDVGDQDEKKAGSPRSSPSSKVEDIRKRLNSVEDDEDLSWDVDE